The Acipenser ruthenus chromosome 28, fAciRut3.2 maternal haplotype, whole genome shotgun sequence sequence TATACCCCACTTCACAGTGAATGCGTCACTGACTCTACTGGGAATGTACCTACTCATCGGGAGGCCTTGTCTCATTTCTTGGTTGGCCTGAGTATATACAGTAGCATGTAAAGCACATTGTCTTATTTGCTGAAAGCTGAATTTCTAATGGTCTTGTGTAATAAAGTGGATTTTCTCAAATATCTGAACTGTCAGTGGTGATGTGCAGGACCCCTCCGGTACCAGCCAATGGAATGAGGGAGGGAAGCGACCTCCGATTCGGGGGGCAGGTGACCTTTCGCTGTGACCCTGGCTTCACCCTCATTGGCACTCACATGGCCACTTGCCAGCTGGATGGTACCTGGAGCGCTGAGCCACCACGCTGCGGTAAGGGGGTACTcgatatatgtatgtgtatgtgtgtgtgtgggggggggtcacACTCTTCATTATGTCAGTCCTTAAAGCTGTACAAAAAGTTTCAATTTCATCAAAACATATTTAGACAGTTAATctacagttttatatattatacagttgcTTCAATtgtgtaacaaaacaaaattcactaGCTGTACCCTTCCATTTAcagtaattgcagctaacaaaatagttccataactCTTAACCATTTTGTTTTCCCATTTGCTCCACAGGTCTGAACTGCTACATAGCAAACATGTATgctaattttaaaacatatatttggaACCACACTAGAATAAATGGCCTTGCCTTCTAGGAAGTCTGCTTTACTTCCTttgtcatttcaccccagcagtgtcatctgggtcaaagcatgttactggctgaaaacatgtcaatcaataggggaagcagctgattggttattggcAGAAAAGAAACCATTGAAGGTGTGGGGACAATTTGTTGTGCAAGACAATCTAAAAGCATGGATTtatttaacctaatgtagtaccagatatgctttaaaatgacaatatatgtttgctataacatgtgtttctttcaaaactgcacatgagaCATAACTATTTTTCTAGCTACAGTGACTGTTACCCCCTTTTGTAGTTGAAGTAACAGCAGTTTAGGTAtgcttctttgtttgtttaaaatcatGTTTATGTTGTGTAATTTAGTTTGAATGATTTCTTCTATCTTTATATATTGATCACATGGTGTTAGTTTGAATCGTATCCTGTGTGTTGGTTTAATCCTGTCTGCACTAATTCCCTGTGTTCAGTCCCTGAGAAGAAGCACTGTGCTGATCCCGGGAGGCCTCTGAATGGCTTCCACCTGCTTGTGTTCGGCCCAGGAGACACCCTCATAGCTGTGCAGTTCTTCTGTAACAGCTCCTACACCCTGAGTGGAAACGTTCAGCGCACTTGCCAACCTGAGGGGACCTGGAGCGGCACACAGCCCCAGTGTGTCAAAGGTATTCACTTCAGTGGGAGCTGTGAATTACTAAACACCCAATTTGCCCTTTACAGGGCTTCACATTGGATTGTGGTCTAAATTTGTGAAGGGGCTATGACAAGAATAATACAAATTGATAGTCATATAAGAAATAGGGATAGAATGACTACTTATTTGCCAGACGAATAGTCAAGGTAAAAACGTTttagttattaatattaataaatcatgtatttgatcatGTCTGGTTTTCTATTTGTGCGTgtacagttttgtaacatttagttgtttgtgcactatattttaaaactgttttgattttttttaaagtatttattattgttcTAATAATTTGCACCTCTATCTATCTGCAACCACTCGCATCACAACTACTTTCCGTTTAATTCAAACAGCTGCATACAGTTACAATATTGACATTGGTAGCTCAATGCTACTACAGTATGAACTCACAGAAACATCActatgttgctgctgctgctgctgctgctttgaatTGAAGTGTGTGATTAGTCATCTAGCAGTTTCTGAGGTCGACTCGCTTTTCTATTCAACTGCTCAACTATTCGGTGCAACCCCTCCTAAGAAACAACTTTTGGTCTTTTTGGTGTAGTATTGCACGGTATATCAAGCACACAATGTACAATAAACAGCAGTCCCCTGTGTTCTTGACTCCTTCTTCAGTCCCTGAGAAGAAGCAATGTGGTGATCCAGGGAGGCCCCTGCATGGCTTCTATCTGCTGGCATTGGGCTCACGAGGGGAGCCCATCGGCGCCCGCTTCTTCTGTAACAACTCCTACAGCCTAAGTGGAAATGCCCAGCGCACCTGCCAGCCTGATGGGACATGGAGTGGCAAACTGCCCCAATGTATCAGAGGTACGCCACCCAGCGCCGCCTTTCCACCTTAAGATTGAGAAAACTTCTGTCTGAATTTCCACCTGACAGAACATATTTCAGTTCAAGTCATGTTAGGTTACGATTCTTTTCAATTTAATTAGGAATGGTGGCGAGAGAAGTGGGTCACACCGCAGGCTACGATGAAAATGTTGCCTAGCACTAAAATATAGGCttgttcattgtttttatttgttctcTTCCTGCAGCTTGCCGAGAACCCAAGGTCTCTGACCTGGTGAGACAAAAGGTCTTGGCCCCACAACTCCCCTTCAGGTTTCTGTCTGGAAAACTTTTCTacatctgtatttttttgttttttgaatgcaAAACTAACAATCAAATGTTGGTTTAGTAAACAAATAGAGACTTCCAATGTGACTCAGAGTACTCTTTGACTATTCATATTGATCCAGGGACTTGTGTAATCATGTCCGTGGTAATTCAGATATACAGAGCGCCCTTGTTATTTCATGCTTTGATAATTCACAAATTTCTCAGACAAATCAGAGCTTTGTATGTCAAGAGCAGTGACTTCTAGTCAATCCAGTAATGCTCATGGAGCCAGTGTCAAATAGACAGTTTCGCTTGATTTTGATAGTTCACTAAATGTTGCTGCAGTTTAGTTGCAGATAGTTGTTGTTATTCATCCATTCCAGGTCTCCGCATATGTGAGGTATTCAGAAAGTGGCTGCAGTGGCATCAGCACCAAGCCTACTATAAATCTGGGTGCCAACAGCAATGGCGTCTGCGGATAACACTAAAGGGCCAAGGATTGAGCTCTGAATGGACTGCTCTCAATGGTCGTGTAGGCACTAAACCGACAAGAGCAGTTCAAGTTAGGGTTGCATGCAGTAGCTCTCCAAGCAACACAAAAGAATACCAATGATCCATAGTATCAAACACAGCATTTAGATCCAAGGGATTAAATAAAAAAGGTAGAAACTGTCATATTGAGATGATGTTTGATTATTTTTACTTGTGCAGTCTCAGGCCTACGTTTGGGCCTGAATCCAGAATGGCACTGCTTAGATAGTTCCGGTGATGATAGAACTGTTGGTTACAGTAGAGTTTGTTTATTCCCCTCACTTGAATAGTTATGCAATTGTGATGAGGAATTAGTTGCAACACCCCTTAGCAGGAACTCTTGAAGGTCTCTGCTTCTTGGCTGGGATGGCTTCATCTTTAGAAGAATGCATAAACAATTTATACAAGAAGTGAGACAGTGAAGTTTCCACAGACTTGATCACAGAACCCCCAACTGAATTTTTGACCGTCTCCTAATAGGTGGTTGAATCTTATTATTCATAATAGTATTTCAAAGCTTTCCCTTAATGCTTCTGAAGATGTTGTTTTTGTGATGGTCTCCACTCCAATCCCTGTAGGAATACCCCCTTGCACAAACTCTACTCCTCATCCTCCAGCCTGGTGAAGCACCAGAAACAGGTCCTCCCAAGCAAGGCCCCTCCTGTGCTGGGGGAGCTTGCCCCTGGTTTCCACCACCTCTACACCCAGCTGCAGTACGAGTGCACCTCCCCCTTCTACCAGCATACCGGAAGCACCAGGCGCACCTGCCTCAAAACGGGCAAGTGGAGTGGCCGCCACGCCACCTGCCTTCCAGGTGAGGATAGCAATGAGGCCGGGCACTCACCCTCTATAATCTGTATGTGTAAAATCTCACAGATTAAAGGTGGATTTGGTCACTTTGATGATTATTCTTAAAACTTTGATATAGGGCAGTGGTCAGCAGGTCTAATGTTGAGCCAGACTTACTGATGGCCCCATGCTAGACTTTATTATACCAGGCCAATAGACGGCAACATAAAGGGAAGCAGTAAGAGTCAAGCTTGACCATAGCAATGAAATGGGTCGATGAAACTAGAAAAGCATATACTATTACCACAACTGAAGGGAGTATTATGAAGAAGCCTGCTGGGGGGCTGTTGTGGCtgcaaaaattaaaacaaaattaaaaacatcttAATGTGGACCCTAACCTACTCACACCCTAAACCACTGAGACACATAACTCCCTAACTCTGCTTCCTTGAGAAAGTTTGTAGACAGTTGTGTAGAAACACTAAATGTACCTAAAATCTGAATTTACAGAGTTGGTATGCATATCTTTTGTGTTTATGCACATCGGTCTAGTTTTGGGATTTGAAATATATGATTTCTGTTTTGGTTTTTGTATTTAGTGTTTCTGTATGCAGCATGTGTTTAACCTGTATTAGTTTGTCAGTATGCATTTGTGTTAATGCCTTAATTTTATGGGTGTGTGTCTATTTGGCAAGCTAGTTGTATTTTATGTCTTACAATTACTTAAGAgctctctttttttccctcttcgAAAGTTTGTGGTAAACTCCCAAACTTCAACCTCCAGAAGCTGGCTGACACTCAGTGGCCCTGGCTGGCAGCCGTGTATCGGCGCTCCGCCACGGGCTTCAAGGACGAGAGTATCAAGCAGGACACTTGGCAGCTGACCTGCAGCGGGGCTCTGATTAACCAGCGCAGTGTCCTGGTGGCAGCCCACTGTGTTACAGAACTCGGCAAACTTAACGTCATCAAGGCAGCTGATATCCGTGTGCTCGTGGGCAAACACCACCAAACTGACTCCAGGGAGCTCAAGAGCCAGCAGCAACTGCAGGTAAGAGACCACGGTAGGGGGGCACCACAGAAATAAACTAATAAACGCTAGATGACATAACTGCACACCCAGGACTgtttctacttttttttaaaaaagaacgtaaaacccctgattgttctaatttattatttataaattattttaggTTCAGACAGTCTAATTGTTTGAAagattgttcatttatttttctagATATTCTTACAGAGTTTAAACAgtggtatttatttactttatgtTACCATTCATTCAAAACTCTTGGGCCGTATacataaagcatgtttatctctTACTCGCGTCTAAACATTTTACCTGCGCTTTAAACCCGTGCTTATTTTGAGTcgtgtattcataaagcatgtttatctctACTGTGCAGGAGCTTAAGTCTCAGGGCTCTATGATGCGAACAATTTGGTCATATATAGTACAAAAAAAGTTGTTGGTACAACCAACCATTTTTTCTAGGAGCATGTGTGCAACCAATGATTTTGCAACCTCAAAAAACTAAGAGTTTGTCATCTAGAAATATCAActgatctgaaaaacaaaaacaaggtttCCCTATAAGATCTAACTAACACTGTGTCTCTGGGATTGTGGTCCTTTGTTTCATCATTTCTGTTGCTACCAAGaccttaaaaactaaataaagttcCCCTGCACTGTGGGATGCACACTGCCAGCATTTGACCAACTGTGCAAAACAGTGGCTTCTGttgaggattaaaaaaaaaaaaaaacctctatggAAATTAATCATAATTTAAAAGATGTTACGTTTTGGTTATTTTCTTCATGCAAATGTATTAAACTTATTAAGATTTTTCTTCTGATAAGAGACACGAACACTGACACACTTTATCCTGTTCTGCATCTGTCTGCCGGTAAATTTCTAGGTTTCCGAAATTAAATAGTGAGTTATAGTGTGTAAGTCTTGTATCTGGCTTCTTAATATTGGTGTGTATGTCCATTGAGACTTTTCTATGACACTGGGGGACCTTTGCACCTTTTGAGAATTGTTTATTTGAGCGCAGTAATTTGTGATACCCCACCCGTAACTCTAAACTCTCAATCAGAAGCTACAGTACAAGATGTAGTACTAAAGAAGATAAGTCAGCAATACTACAAGATAATCCATAATATTGCCAGGGATATGCATCTCATCATTTGCATTTCTTAATGCCTAATTTTACTACTCTATAGATATTCTTATATCAATAaccttggttaaaaaaaagggaagaaaggattcacagaaatgaaagttggtaatacttatttttgttaaattgtgtttttgtatttttttttttaacgtgcaCTTAAATTAAGCGTAGAGCCAACCAAACTACTGTAGAACTAGGGTTAGTCTTGATCTTCAGCTCTTAAGTCACATTAATGCAGAGCTCAAACAAATACTCAGTCATTCTTTTTTACTGTTCTACTAATTTTAAATAAGAATTTCACAATTTAACAAATCTCAAAACCCTTTGAAGCCCCCAGGATCACCTTACCGGTAATAGATGACCATTATTTTGATAGCAATCCTGTTCTTTTCTGACTCAGAAACAGGACTTACCCTTCTTCCCAGTGCACATGGTACATTCATTGGGTAGTTCTGCACCCCATTCTGCCTTGCAAGGGTTGCAAGTTTAGTTGTAGATTACGATATATGTTTAATGCTCACAAACATGAACTGCCATGAAAAACAattcataaatacattaataaacatgaaATATGATTTAAGTTACACTTGTCTTTCTACTAAATTGCCGTCTAAGAGTGGGGGTTAACAGAACCTTGTTTTAGAAGTAGCATGGGTTGCTAGAATTGACAGTATTTTATCCAGGTTACAGTAGGTATTGAAATTTGACTaaggcctggattaaatcaaaatgatcaTAAAGTATAGCTATGCACTTTATCATTGCTTGCCTTGTttgtttacaatgcttacctactgtatgctttgccatgttttaactatgctttattatactttactatgcttttactatgcaagATGTTTGTAATGACTTGCTCTTTATCATAGCAGGCATCTTCTAGTACTACCCATGTGGTATTTGAATCGTACATTTCTGTGACCTGCATGTATCACATGTATTAACATTGAATAGAATTTGCCATGCTCCAGTCCATTTCTATATGCAGTCTAACTTCTATGAGGTTTCTTAAAATGAAGCACAATGCTACATGCTTTCTGAGTGACACTGTGATAGAGGAATAGTCCATCACTAGCAATCCATCATACATTGGATCCATTTTGAAGGAAAAGAGTCTGATTTCTATGACCTGCTTCCTacccggacccgctactacaggatcCGACCCAAACCCACAACCCGCTGAGCACCGTCTTCTTAACCGCGACCCGACCCAAAcggcaagtgtttgtcctttacttGCTTCCTGCgtcgactgactctctcacgctctcacattcacacacagatatctctaccgtTCTCCAGAGATTGAGTTTAtgcaataggctatacagcgtggtaacTCCCTcttggtctggatatattttaacatagtaacattaactatctctacttactttacacTAAAATACTTGTCtgttcctttcgtgccaccagttgaaagggagctacacttgtgctttcgcagagatgatgtCCCAGTTTTGTGGCTAtcatacaaaaaaacataatgacaggttttacaaacaacgaatccagtcacatgttcattatttgcATTTGCTATGATTccaagaattccacacttctgatttacttcTCGAACTATTATTCACCTTCTCCCCAATCGCCTCTTGCTTTGTTGCAGGAAATActtttaccttctaatacgttatttgggaaatgGTTACAtacgagtacgctgaaaggacagaaaacgtttttgggGATTCAAATTCAGACTCGAGCCTAAcgtgaaaatttttttttttaatccgaacCGTAAACCGGGAAAAAGTTAACATTCCGACCTGAACCCAGCCTGCTTTGTGGGTCACCTGCAGGACTCACGGGTACCCAAACTGATGCAGGACTCTAGAAGGAGCACATTTTCTTTCACATTatactgtgttttaataaagggtGGAAAATATTCCATTGACTTGCATGGACActttaaataatgcatttcaaTGGTGAAATagtgtaaggaaaaaaaaacgagGGACAATGCATGCATGTTGGGGAAATTCATTGGCAAAACTGTAGTTATGTTTTTGTAATTGGTTATGTTttctattaatattaatattgttttgatttagccaAAGGATGGGGCTAACAAGGGCAATTGGTATAAAAGGCTGACTAAAAGGGAAAAAGGCTCTGGAGGATAGTGGTGTCTCCAGTACTCAGCCTAAAAAGACAAGTTTAAGGCCGTTTCCTGTTTTTAagaatatttaattttgtttaatttgtcatTTCAAAAGCTAAATCTGTTATTTTTTCTTGTTATCAAATTCTGTCAccaacagctgctttaataaattaataaatgtaacTTTAATGTCAAGTTTGCTTCCTGTAACACCACCAGTCCATTAAAACAATAACTCCCACACTTCCTGCCCTGTAGATCTCTGCCATCCTGGTCCACCCTAACTATGACCCCTTGGTGCTGGACTCGGACCTGGCGGTGGTCAAGTTGCTGGACAAGGCCCGGCTCAGCGAGAGAGTGCAGCCAGCCTGCCTCCCCGGGTCCCACAATGGGGAGGGCACTGAGGCGCAGGGCTTTGTCACTGGATGGTCCATCCTGAGTCACGAGAATGAGACGGTGCGGGTGGGCGCCATTGAGCTGGGTGACGCCGTGGCGTGCGAGCGTCAGTATGCCCAGAATGGCATCTCAGTGAGCGTCTCCGACAACATGTTCTGTGCCAGGGAACACCCTCACGGCTTCTCCAACATCTGCCCCTCTGACACTGGGGGCATTGCTGTGGCGACAGCCACCTCGTCCTCGTCGCCAGGTGGGCAGCAGCAGTCCGGGGTGGTCTGGCGTCTGTTAGGACTTGTGAGCTGGGGATATGAACAAGCCTGCAGCCCCGGGCTCTACACAGCATACACGAGAGTTGCCAGTTTCAAGGACTGGATAGAGAAGAACATGAAATAATAAGACCTTCTTTCTCCTAAAATATGTCTGCATGGACTGGGGTTTATTCCTGTCCATAGACTACAAGAAGGCATGATACAACCACAGAAGAGATCAGGTCTGACCTCAGTAATTGGCCCTGTATTTGGTTTTAGGAATATTCAAGCCATTATTGCCAATAGTGCAAAACAAGATAGAACATAGGATAGGAGGCATTCAGTACATTCAGTACAGGCAGAAGATAGGAGGCATTCAGTACATACTTTCCAAGTGACATGGTGGGTCCCAGATAAAATAAACATTCAGTAGTACTGAAATTATTCTAATGAAGACTTTAGCGTAGCATTAGTACGAGCAACAGTATCACTTGTCTCTTATGTTGTagaccttttaattaatttttagttttTATGTTTGTAATTTGAGGATATGCATATATTTCATTTCTGATTAATTAAAGTTTCTGCTGCTTTCTGTTTCCTATTCATTCTAGTTCTTTAGTCCAAACATTGCGGGGGTAATGATAATTTTGCTTATGCTGGTAATAAGTaacaatgtttaaaaatgttgttgtCCATTGAACTGGTTTGGAACAATTTTGGTgtgtattttcaatttatttaatCAATGCTTTATAAAGCGAATGCATTGAGTTAGATCtcacttattttgtatttgtagtttaTTAAATCCAGCACAGTAAAAACTGTACCAGTTAATACATATAGTGATGGTTAAACCTCTTAAGAATCAATAGACACACACCACTGTGTTGTTTGTAAAGGTAACAATTATCCTGCCCTAGCTAttctattgcaaaaaaaaaaagaaaaaagcgaaCTCACTTCCAGTACTGAAGTGTTGTTCTGGTTCAAACACCATGAATGAAATGTGCCTTTCAATACAGTCCTTAATAAAGGGTGTGTGTCATACAGTATGCCTGAAactttatattatacagtacacaTGGGAGACTTCACATTATAATCTGGGATTTTTAATAAAGTCTCTTGTGGCTTCTTTAAATCATGGAGGCTGTGCTAAATAATGACTTCACACTGATGTTTTTTAAAACCGAAGTTAACTTAaggagtaagtagtggggttatgaaaaatatagcattacacatccccacgtgttactacaactgtttaaatatagcgttacatgtccccacgtgttgctacaactctttaaaataacatacctgtaactTTTCTTGTCATTGtttacatcctgacaactttttacacttataactttaaagtctgtttcaaagctcttttcaaaatgtccgctctagtacaCTAAATAActacaggaaaacaaaacaaaaaacccaagtgtaataatccttacactatcaatgcactagagcaggcattttgaaaagagctttcaagcactttaaagttatgtgtaataagttgtcaggatgttaacaatgaaaatacaaattactggtgcgttatttaaacagttgtagcagcacgctatatttttcggaaccccgctacttactctttaaaggcaACAATAATCAGTGTCACTGACTTGAACTATTTGAAGAATTGCCATGTATGTCTTTGATTTAGAAACCCAACTGTGTACAACATCCTCTGCTGTCTCTCCCCGCATGGCTCCAGCTGTGTTTACATTGTCTTTATGATTATCAGTTTAGACATTACTCCCCGGTATTGCTATCTGCTGTACTTTTCCAGTACTACACCACACAGCAAAAACCACCTGAATTCATGACCTCGTCTGAAATGCTATACAGAGGGAGGTTCAACCAGAAATAGGTCCCATAGATTCATTGTGTTATTAATTTGATGTGTCTATCAGTTGAATACAGTAAACCAGAATATGCAATTATGAGGAGCAGGTTTAGAAGATGTGCTTTACTATATTATGCAGTTCACAAAGCAATGATCAGGTATATATTTAGGTGCAATAGCTTAAACTAACTTTAACCAAATGTTGTTGATAACTCTTTAGATCAAACTATGTAGATTTTTCTGTGTGAACCTTCTTGTAACCTATTAAGTTCTAATTGTAATTGATTGAGTTGTCgacctgtaaataaattgtattgtgttattctaataaaacatttacacatgtATGTACAAGTGTACATGTCTGTTTGCTTCTATAATAACACCCAAGGACAGTTTTATGAGCACGGCATTGTACCACATGTACCACTAGAGCTGGCCCCACACTGAAACAACTGTAGTGCAAGCAAATCAGGCAAGAAAATTGGATGTAGTTTGAAATCTAAAGATTTGGCAGTAGAAAACTGCACATATATTCTAGATGCAGTACTGGCGTAAGAGAATCTCAGAATGGAAATGAAATATCTGAGTTATCTTAACTAAGGCTATACTTATTGTTTCAATTCACTTTGCACTATGTTATTTTTCGGTCAAAACATCCAGGTGCATTTTCATTAATCAAATcctggtgtttttttaaaactcagtTTAAAGCACCTCTGTGGCCTCAATGTAGCTGTTCGACTCATATCTACCTTTAAAGTGTATCAGGTACACCAGAGAGTACCATTAcctgccccctgcaacactctgcccctagtagATATAGCAAATACCACAGTTCTATGTGTTGATCACCCTTTGTATTGGGTTGACGTGAATACATT is a genomic window containing:
- the LOC117434713 gene encoding inactive serine protease PAMR1-like isoform X1; its protein translation is MLSPAQESALSWGLALGVICRAILLLMVIQGSALQLVANENCPGAEWSIMCRGCCEYDQISCKCPSQGEVVGYAVPCCRNAENECDPCIIHPGCSIFENCKHCHNGTWATRDDFFIKGKYCSECRRGWSGGGCMKCGGVINAPRGQIVLESYPINARCEWTVHVDPEFTIHLRFTMLSLEFDYNCRYDYVEIRDGDSVDSRVIGRFCGNGRPATIRSTGSSLHILFVSDGYKSFDGFHITFEENSACLSSPCLHDGTCLLDTAVSFRCACLAGYTGKQCENMVMCRTPPVPANGMREGSDLRFGGQVTFRCDPGFTLIGTHMATCQLDGTWSAEPPRCVPEKKHCADPGRPLNGFHLLVFGPGDTLIAVQFFCNSSYTLSGNVQRTCQPEGTWSGTQPQCVKVPEKKQCGDPGRPLHGFYLLALGSRGEPIGARFFCNNSYSLSGNAQRTCQPDGTWSGKLPQCIRACREPKVSDLVRQKVLAPQLPFRNTPLHKLYSSSSSLVKHQKQVLPSKAPPVLGELAPGFHHLYTQLQYECTSPFYQHTGSTRRTCLKTGKWSGRHATCLPVCGKLPNFNLQKLADTQWPWLAAVYRRSATGFKDESIKQDTWQLTCSGALINQRSVLVAAHCVTELGKLNVIKAADIRVLVGKHHQTDSRELKSQQQLQISAILVHPNYDPLVLDSDLAVVKLLDKARLSERVQPACLPGSHNGEGTEAQGFVTGWSILSHENETVRVGAIELGDAVACERQYAQNGISVSVSDNMFCAREHPHGFSNICPSDTGGIAVATATSSSSPGGQQQSGVVWRLLGLVSWGYEQACSPGLYTAYTRVASFKDWIEKNMK
- the LOC117434713 gene encoding inactive serine protease PAMR1-like isoform X2 codes for the protein MLSPAQESALSWGLALGVICRAILLLMVIQGSALQLVANENCPGAEWSIMCRGCCEYDQISCKCPSQGEVVGYAVPCCRNAENECDPCIIHPGCSIFENCKHCHNGTWATRDDFFIKGKYCSECRRGWSGGGCMKCGGVINAPRGQIVLESYPINARCEWTVHVDPEFTIHLRFTMLSLEFDYNCRYDYVEIRDGDSVDSRVIGRFCGNGRPATIRSTGSSLHILFVSDGYKSFDGFHITFEENSVVMCRTPPVPANGMREGSDLRFGGQVTFRCDPGFTLIGTHMATCQLDGTWSAEPPRCVPEKKHCADPGRPLNGFHLLVFGPGDTLIAVQFFCNSSYTLSGNVQRTCQPEGTWSGTQPQCVKVPEKKQCGDPGRPLHGFYLLALGSRGEPIGARFFCNNSYSLSGNAQRTCQPDGTWSGKLPQCIRACREPKVSDLVRQKVLAPQLPFRNTPLHKLYSSSSSLVKHQKQVLPSKAPPVLGELAPGFHHLYTQLQYECTSPFYQHTGSTRRTCLKTGKWSGRHATCLPVCGKLPNFNLQKLADTQWPWLAAVYRRSATGFKDESIKQDTWQLTCSGALINQRSVLVAAHCVTELGKLNVIKAADIRVLVGKHHQTDSRELKSQQQLQISAILVHPNYDPLVLDSDLAVVKLLDKARLSERVQPACLPGSHNGEGTEAQGFVTGWSILSHENETVRVGAIELGDAVACERQYAQNGISVSVSDNMFCAREHPHGFSNICPSDTGGIAVATATSSSSPGGQQQSGVVWRLLGLVSWGYEQACSPGLYTAYTRVASFKDWIEKNMK